From Sporosarcina sp. 6E9, a single genomic window includes:
- a CDS encoding LysM peptidoglycan-binding domain-containing protein: MKKYIIVFAIISTLAISFVSEQVSALPLPIAEFDADLVFQSEPESSTTIYQVQPGDTLWAIAKKKDVSVEDLISWNKLNNNLIHPGQEIKIKSIEVKMKAVKVKAKEEVKKYTVKKGDTLSKIAKDQDISLNDLIVWNQITSYLIFPNDQLIVSGEKSSIIATNIELHPTKIKVPLATSTTTASAPVVAKAAPAVVKAKPAAAKSAPVSTGGREMTMTATAYTAYCEGCSGVTYTGIDLRSNPNQKVIAVDPNIIPLGSRVWVEGYGEAIAGDIGGAIKGNIIDVFIQHKADALNWGRRTVKIKILD; this comes from the coding sequence ATGAAAAAATACATTATTGTGTTTGCGATTATTTCAACCCTGGCAATAAGCTTTGTCAGTGAACAAGTATCCGCACTACCGCTACCCATAGCCGAATTTGATGCTGATCTAGTGTTTCAATCGGAGCCGGAATCTTCAACAACCATTTATCAAGTGCAACCTGGTGATACATTATGGGCGATAGCCAAGAAGAAAGATGTGAGCGTTGAAGATTTAATATCTTGGAATAAGCTTAATAACAATCTGATTCACCCAGGTCAGGAGATTAAGATTAAGTCGATAGAGGTTAAGATGAAAGCGGTTAAGGTTAAGGCAAAAGAGGAAGTCAAAAAGTATACGGTTAAAAAAGGCGATACACTCTCGAAGATTGCTAAAGATCAAGATATTTCATTGAATGATTTAATTGTATGGAATCAGATTACGAGTTACTTAATCTTTCCAAATGATCAATTAATAGTCAGCGGAGAAAAGAGTTCAATAATAGCGACGAATATTGAATTACATCCGACAAAGATAAAAGTACCACTGGCAACGTCAACTACAACTGCATCTGCACCAGTCGTTGCGAAAGCTGCACCAGCAGTAGTGAAGGCTAAACCAGCAGCAGCAAAATCCGCACCAGTGAGTACGGGTGGACGAGAGATGACAATGACTGCAACCGCATATACTGCATATTGCGAAGGTTGTTCGGGCGTAACCTATACAGGAATCGATTTACGATCCAACCCGAACCAAAAAGTGATTGCAGTAGATCCGAACATTATTCCACTCGGTTCACGTGTCTGGGTTGAAGGCTACGGCGAAGCCATCGCAGGCGATATCGGCGGCGCCATAAAAGGCAACATTATCGACGTATTCATACAGCACAAAGCGGATGCCCTTAACTGGGGACGGCGAACAGTGAAGATAAAAATCTTAGATTAA
- a CDS encoding catalase yields MKGDFVTEHKQTGNENRKDRQLDQFRVVDKGKRMTTNQGLKVSEDENSLKAGVRGPTLIEDFHFREKMTHFDHERIPERVVHARGFAVHGEFELYESMKEYTKAKFLQVPGTKTPTFTRFSTVVGSRGSADTVRDVRGFATKFYTEEGNYDLVGNNIPIFFIQDAIKFPDLVHAIKPEPNNEIPQASSAHDTFWDFVANNQETAAMIMWLMSDRAIPRSLRMMEGFGVHTFRFVNDMGKAHFVKFHWKPILGIHSLVWDEAQKIAGKNPDFHRVDLYESIENGNFPEFELGVQIIKESDEFMFDFDILDATKIWPEEIVPVKIIGKLQLNKNVDNYFAETEQAAFHLGNIVPGIDFTNDPLLQGRLFSYIDTQLIRLGGPNFAEIPINRPIAPVHNNQRDGYHRTQINVGKVAYHKNSLADNTPSTSTAKEGGFVHYQEKVEGRVIQARSDSFKDHFSQARLFWNSMTPPEKKHIKDAFIFEVGKVKSKSVRQQIVDMFVHVDKELATIIADNVGVNRPTGEQSKVSESSPALSQANTKYYPYTLRVGVLIGNGFDASEVRSVVTALLNSGVNVDLIGEKLGIVRSKDNVRGNITATFLTTDPVLYDALYVVGGKAANQAKFQSDIEYFINEAFKHYKPIGIATSGNTFFKASNAKKGPGIVFASEDDKFDKNFIEAVAKQRFWNRDIY; encoded by the coding sequence ATGAAAGGGGATTTTGTGACAGAACATAAGCAAACGGGTAATGAGAATCGCAAAGACAGGCAACTGGATCAGTTTCGGGTAGTGGATAAAGGGAAGCGAATGACAACCAATCAGGGGTTGAAAGTTTCAGAAGATGAAAACTCATTAAAGGCGGGCGTTCGTGGTCCGACACTAATAGAAGATTTTCATTTCCGCGAAAAGATGACCCACTTCGATCATGAAAGAATACCGGAAAGGGTTGTACATGCGAGAGGATTTGCGGTGCACGGGGAATTTGAACTGTATGAATCAATGAAAGAATATACGAAAGCAAAATTTCTTCAAGTACCTGGAACCAAAACGCCAACCTTCACAAGATTTTCGACCGTTGTCGGAAGTCGGGGATCTGCTGATACGGTTAGAGATGTACGCGGATTTGCTACAAAGTTTTATACAGAAGAAGGGAACTATGACCTGGTTGGAAATAACATACCGATATTTTTCATACAAGATGCCATAAAGTTTCCAGATTTGGTCCACGCAATAAAACCCGAACCTAATAATGAAATTCCACAGGCTTCATCAGCGCATGATACTTTTTGGGATTTCGTTGCCAATAACCAAGAAACCGCTGCCATGATTATGTGGTTAATGTCTGACCGAGCAATTCCAAGAAGTTTGCGGATGATGGAAGGATTTGGTGTACACACATTCCGCTTTGTTAATGATATGGGAAAAGCACATTTTGTGAAGTTTCATTGGAAACCGATACTTGGCATCCATTCTCTTGTATGGGATGAAGCGCAGAAAATAGCGGGAAAGAACCCGGATTTTCACCGGGTTGATTTATATGAATCCATCGAGAATGGGAATTTTCCGGAGTTTGAGTTAGGTGTTCAAATCATTAAAGAATCTGACGAGTTCATGTTCGATTTCGACATTCTTGACGCTACAAAAATTTGGCCGGAAGAGATTGTGCCGGTTAAGATTATCGGCAAGTTACAATTGAATAAAAACGTCGATAACTATTTTGCGGAAACAGAGCAAGCCGCCTTTCATCTCGGAAATATAGTTCCAGGAATCGATTTTACGAATGACCCGTTACTTCAAGGGAGATTATTTTCCTATATTGATACTCAATTAATTCGTCTTGGCGGACCGAATTTTGCGGAAATCCCTATTAACCGTCCCATTGCGCCCGTCCATAATAATCAGCGCGATGGTTATCATCGAACGCAGATTAATGTAGGAAAAGTAGCATACCATAAAAACTCGCTTGCCGATAATACACCCTCGACATCTACCGCAAAAGAAGGCGGATTTGTTCATTACCAAGAGAAAGTTGAAGGAAGAGTCATTCAAGCCCGAAGCGATTCGTTTAAGGATCACTTTTCTCAAGCGCGATTATTTTGGAACAGTATGACACCTCCAGAAAAAAAGCATATTAAAGATGCGTTTATCTTTGAAGTCGGGAAAGTGAAAAGTAAAAGCGTCCGGCAACAAATTGTCGATATGTTTGTTCATGTCGATAAGGAACTAGCCACCATAATTGCAGACAACGTTGGTGTGAATCGTCCGACGGGGGAGCAATCTAAAGTTAGTGAATCATCACCCGCGCTAAGTCAGGCAAACACGAAATATTATCCGTATACTCTGAGGGTCGGTGTGTTAATAGGAAATGGTTTTGATGCATCGGAAGTTAGGTCGGTAGTTACAGCTTTATTGAACTCAGGCGTGAATGTAGATTTAATCGGCGAAAAATTAGGGATTGTCCGGAGCAAGGATAATGTTAGGGGGAATATCACCGCAACATTCCTAACAACAGATCCGGTTTTATATGATGCGCTTTATGTTGTTGGGGGAAAAGCTGCTAATCAGGCGAAGTTCCAAAGCGATATTGAGTACTTTATCAATGAAGCGTTTAAGCATTATAAGCCTATAGGAATCGCCACGAGCGGGAATACGTTTTTTAAAGCGTCCAATGCAAAGAAAGGACCGGGAATTGTTTTTGCTTCAGAAGACGATAAGTTTGATAAGAACTTTATAGAAGCAGTTGCAAAACAACGGTTTTGGAATCGCGATATTTATTAA
- a CDS encoding SLOG family protein, which translates to MKRLVITGYKQHELGIFDDKHPGIDYIKRAIRSRLIDFLDTGLEWVIVSGQLGVESWAVEVVIELKELYPELKYAVITPFLEQDKNWNDTNKMKYNEIIANADYHVSLTSTPYEAPWQFVEKNKFFLRNSDGMLILYDSENEGSPKFIKEAADRFAESTDYQVLTITPDDLNAIAEEEQMKNWY; encoded by the coding sequence TTGAAACGATTAGTCATCACGGGCTATAAACAACATGAACTGGGGATATTTGATGACAAGCACCCTGGGATTGATTACATAAAGAGAGCGATTAGAAGTCGTTTGATTGATTTTTTAGACACAGGACTAGAATGGGTTATTGTCAGTGGTCAACTAGGTGTTGAATCTTGGGCGGTCGAAGTTGTTATTGAATTAAAAGAACTATATCCGGAGTTAAAATATGCGGTCATTACACCTTTCCTCGAACAAGATAAAAATTGGAACGATACAAATAAAATGAAATACAATGAAATAATCGCCAATGCCGATTACCATGTAAGTCTAACGTCGACGCCATATGAAGCACCTTGGCAGTTTGTAGAGAAAAACAAGTTTTTCCTTCGCAATTCCGACGGCATGCTTATTCTGTATGATTCTGAAAATGAAGGGTCCCCGAAGTTTATCAAAGAAGCCGCTGATCGCTTCGCGGAATCGACCGACTATCAAGTGCTCACGATTACACCGGATGACTTAAATGCGATTGCCGAAGAAGAACAAATGAAAAATTGGTATTGA
- a CDS encoding TetR/AcrR family transcriptional regulator, with protein MTSKFENVEVDKQAVILNTALKEFADKGYEQASTNQIVKEAGIGKGMLFYYFTSKKKLYAYLIDYCLEILEKEYLEQVDYSHTDLFERLKVISKVKWAFLLKHPEVINFISALFVTNPDQLETGLNNRFLAMQEKWASVLYENIDFTLFRDDIDSKKAFELVQWSLRGYEENLKCRLQDQVISEIDYERYFEEFFEYVDVLKTAFYQ; from the coding sequence GTGACATCAAAATTTGAAAATGTAGAAGTGGATAAGCAAGCAGTCATTCTAAATACTGCCCTTAAAGAGTTTGCGGACAAAGGATATGAACAAGCTTCGACCAACCAAATCGTTAAAGAGGCGGGAATTGGGAAAGGGATGCTGTTCTATTATTTTACATCAAAGAAAAAACTTTACGCCTATCTGATTGATTATTGCCTCGAAATATTGGAAAAAGAATATCTTGAGCAAGTCGATTACTCTCATACAGATCTGTTTGAAAGATTGAAAGTCATATCTAAAGTTAAATGGGCATTTCTTCTAAAACACCCAGAAGTGATTAATTTCATTTCCGCACTATTTGTTACCAATCCAGACCAACTTGAGACCGGATTGAATAATAGGTTTCTAGCTATGCAAGAAAAATGGGCTTCTGTGCTTTATGAAAATATAGACTTTACGCTATTTAGGGATGATATTGATTCGAAGAAGGCGTTTGAATTGGTGCAGTGGTCACTTCGTGGATATGAAGAAAATTTGAAATGCCGGTTACAAGATCAAGTGATTTCTGAAATTGATTATGAACGTTATTTTGAGGAGTTTTTTGAATATGTGGATGTGTTGAAAACCGCTTTTTATCAATGA
- a CDS encoding ABC transporter ATP-binding protein: MTILEIDNLTKKFGSFTALDDVNLTVKKGEIYGFIGPNGAGKSTTIRILLGILKATEGSATIFGKDVWANAVEIHKRIAYVPGDVNLWPNLTGGEVIDLFIKLRGTNNKGRREELIKRFDLDPTKKCRTYSKGNRQKVALIAALSSDADLYILDEPTSGLDPLMERVFQECILEAKNAGKSVLLSSHILSEVEKLCDKVAIIREGKIIETGSLHELRHLTRAHLQVETKLPMTALQEVKGVHDVEVEGQSYSIHIDGEALDDVMKFVSQYGIIRLESAPPTLEDLFMRHYEGVSVGVGGAV; encoded by the coding sequence ATGACCATTTTGGAAATTGACAATTTGACTAAGAAGTTTGGCAGTTTTACTGCATTGGATGACGTTAATCTAACTGTTAAAAAAGGAGAGATTTATGGCTTCATCGGTCCGAATGGTGCTGGCAAATCAACAACAATTCGTATATTGCTAGGGATATTGAAGGCCACTGAGGGGAGTGCAACAATTTTCGGGAAAGATGTGTGGGCAAATGCCGTTGAAATTCATAAACGAATTGCTTATGTGCCTGGAGATGTAAATCTTTGGCCGAACTTGACCGGTGGGGAAGTTATTGATCTATTTATAAAGTTGCGTGGGACTAATAATAAAGGCAGAAGAGAAGAGTTGATCAAGCGATTTGATCTGGATCCTACTAAAAAATGCAGAACCTATTCAAAAGGGAACCGGCAAAAGGTTGCATTGATAGCTGCTTTATCGTCGGATGCGGATTTATATATTTTAGATGAACCGACATCGGGGCTTGATCCGTTAATGGAACGTGTATTTCAGGAATGTATACTAGAGGCAAAAAACGCTGGGAAAAGCGTGTTGTTATCAAGTCATATTCTGTCTGAAGTTGAAAAGTTATGCGATAAAGTTGCGATTATTCGTGAAGGAAAAATTATTGAAACGGGTTCTTTACATGAGTTGCGACACTTAACGAGAGCACATCTACAAGTTGAAACGAAATTGCCAATGACCGCTTTGCAAGAAGTGAAAGGCGTTCATGATGTAGAAGTAGAAGGCCAGTCGTATTCCATCCATATTGATGGTGAAGCGTTGGATGATGTGATGAAGTTTGTAAGTCAATATGGAATTATTAGATTGGAAAGTGCGCCGCCGACATTGGAGGATTTATTCATGCGTCATTATGAAGGGGTTTCGGTAGGAGTCGGAGGTGCAGTCTGA
- a CDS encoding ABC transporter permease, which translates to MNNHLFTKTGTLSRFILRRDRLRISIWLVGLATFTFLVAQTFTDLYGTEAQRQSIVETMLNPAMTAMVGPAYGIDNYTIGAMFAHEMLLFTAIAFGLMSILLVARHTRSDEEDGRIELIRSLPTGRLSNLASTVVVVSGVNILFAILIGFGLYSMDIESMNLEGSLLYGATLGATGIFFTAVTAIFAQLSENARGTIGFAFTVLGVSYLVRAVGDVGNETLSWFSPLGWVLSSEVYVNNYWWPVVLTIGVALLLVVVAFYLNAIRDLGSGFLPAKPGRRHASTFLQGPLGLMVRLQRTSLIAWGIGMFILGASYGSVFGELESFFLDNEMLVELLTPVEGFSLTDQFITMLMSIMAMLSTVPALMAMYKLIGEEKKNRTEHFLGRAISRTRLMGSSFVVSIVTSFIMLSSAAIGLWSAGNAVMAEGLAFGTLYGAAMIYLPAMWVMIGLAALLIGAAPRLTGLAWLYLIYSFIVVYLGGLLQFPEWLGNLSPFGQVPNIPVEDMDYMKVSILVVIAIIAAVIGFVGYDRRDIEG; encoded by the coding sequence ATGAATAATCATCTGTTTACGAAAACAGGGACCCTTTCTCGTTTCATATTAAGAAGAGATCGATTGCGTATTTCGATTTGGTTAGTAGGGTTAGCTACCTTTACCTTTTTAGTGGCACAGACATTTACAGATTTGTACGGGACAGAAGCGCAAAGACAGTCGATTGTTGAAACAATGTTAAATCCAGCTATGACAGCAATGGTAGGTCCGGCCTATGGGATTGATAACTATACAATTGGCGCAATGTTCGCTCATGAAATGTTGCTCTTTACCGCGATTGCTTTTGGGCTTATGAGTATATTATTGGTTGCGCGTCATACGCGTTCGGATGAAGAGGATGGTCGGATTGAATTGATCCGTTCTCTGCCTACGGGGCGTTTGTCTAATTTGGCGTCAACGGTTGTTGTTGTAAGCGGTGTAAATATTCTATTTGCTATCCTAATTGGCTTTGGATTGTATTCAATGGACATTGAAAGTATGAATTTGGAAGGCTCGTTATTATACGGAGCAACTTTAGGTGCAACGGGAATATTTTTCACGGCAGTTACGGCTATTTTTGCACAGCTTTCGGAAAACGCACGGGGTACAATTGGATTCGCTTTTACGGTGCTCGGCGTTTCTTACCTTGTCCGTGCTGTTGGAGATGTTGGAAATGAGACGCTCTCTTGGTTTTCACCCTTAGGTTGGGTGTTAAGCTCTGAAGTTTATGTGAATAATTATTGGTGGCCAGTTGTATTAACGATAGGTGTCGCATTGCTTTTAGTTGTGGTTGCATTCTACTTAAATGCGATTCGAGATTTAGGTTCGGGATTTTTACCGGCTAAGCCCGGCAGAAGACATGCATCAACATTTTTGCAGGGTCCATTAGGTCTCATGGTTAGGTTACAGCGAACAAGTTTAATCGCTTGGGGAATTGGCATGTTCATCCTCGGTGCATCTTATGGTTCTGTATTTGGCGAACTGGAGTCTTTTTTCTTGGATAATGAGATGTTAGTAGAGCTTTTGACGCCTGTCGAAGGTTTTTCGTTAACAGATCAATTCATAACGATGCTGATGTCGATTATGGCGATGTTAAGTACTGTTCCAGCTTTGATGGCTATGTATAAACTTATCGGAGAAGAAAAAAAGAATCGAACAGAGCATTTTCTTGGACGCGCGATTTCTCGGACACGTTTGATGGGCAGTTCATTTGTCGTGTCGATTGTGACAAGCTTTATAATGCTATCATCTGCTGCAATTGGGTTGTGGTCTGCGGGAAATGCCGTGATGGCTGAAGGGTTGGCGTTCGGAACGCTTTATGGTGCGGCGATGATTTATCTGCCGGCTATGTGGGTCATGATAGGTCTGGCGGCGTTATTAATTGGCGCAGCTCCAAGATTGACCGGCTTGGCTTGGTTATACTTAATCTATTCGTTTATTGTTGTGTATTTGGGTGGGTTACTTCAGTTTCCGGAGTGGCTAGGTAATTTATCGCCATTCGGTCAAGTTCCGAATATTCCAGTTGAAGATATGGATTATATGAAAGTATCGATTTTAGTCGTTATTGCGATTATTGCGGCTGTGATTGGTTTTGTTGGATATGATAGACGAGATATTGAGGGATGA
- the metA gene encoding homoserine O-succinyltransferase, with protein MPINIPEGLPARQLLKEEKIFIMDEDRAKMQDIRPLNIAILNLMPEKERTELQLLRLLGNTPLQVNVTFLYTATHNSKNISKSHLDNYYETFDDIKDRRFDGLIITGAPIEHLQFEDVNYWGELTKIMDWSKENVTSVLHICWGAQAALYHHYEIDKYELPEKCSGVFSHRLSDATVKLVQGFNDEFNAPHSRYTTVSSEEIRRNPNLKLLAESDDAGAFIIMSNDDKHIMITGHLEYDADTLAEEYARDVAKGIDIHVPENYFPNDDPTKKPLNTWRSHTHLLFSNWLNYYVYQETPFEWK; from the coding sequence TTGCCGATAAATATACCAGAAGGATTGCCAGCACGACAATTGTTAAAAGAAGAAAAGATATTTATTATGGATGAGGATCGTGCCAAGATGCAGGATATTCGCCCACTTAATATTGCAATTTTGAATTTGATGCCTGAAAAAGAACGTACGGAGTTACAGTTGTTGCGTTTATTAGGGAATACGCCACTTCAAGTAAATGTGACTTTTTTATACACGGCAACCCATAATTCTAAAAATATTAGCAAATCACATCTAGATAATTATTATGAAACATTTGATGATATAAAGGATCGTCGATTTGACGGGTTAATCATAACGGGTGCGCCGATTGAACATTTACAATTCGAAGATGTTAATTACTGGGGCGAATTGACAAAGATAATGGACTGGTCGAAAGAAAATGTGACGTCGGTTTTACATATTTGTTGGGGTGCGCAAGCCGCGCTGTATCACCATTATGAAATTGATAAATATGAGTTACCCGAAAAATGTTCTGGCGTGTTCAGTCATCGTTTATCAGATGCGACAGTGAAGCTTGTACAAGGGTTCAACGACGAATTTAACGCGCCGCATTCACGCTATACGACTGTTTCATCTGAAGAAATTAGAAGAAACCCAAATTTGAAATTACTAGCGGAGTCCGATGATGCAGGTGCATTTATAATCATGTCGAATGATGATAAACATATTATGATTACCGGTCACCTAGAATATGATGCAGATACACTTGCTGAGGAATATGCAAGAGATGTAGCGAAAGGCATTGATATCCATGTGCCAGAGAATTATTTTCCGAATGATGATCCAACGAAGAAACCATTAAATACGTGGCGGTCTCATACACATTTACTCTTTTCGAATTGGTTGAATTATTATGTATACCAAGAAACACCTTTTGAATGGAAATGA
- a CDS encoding 4Fe-4S binding protein, which yields MAYVITSACITEKAADCVMVCPVDCIEEGEDQFFIDPDVCIDCGACVAACPVEAIYHEEDLLDEDLPFLEKAKTFYNIA from the coding sequence ATGGCCTATGTGATAACATCTGCTTGTATTACAGAAAAAGCAGCGGATTGCGTGATGGTATGTCCGGTTGATTGTATCGAAGAGGGCGAAGATCAGTTCTTCATCGACCCAGATGTTTGTATAGATTGTGGGGCTTGTGTTGCGGCATGTCCAGTTGAAGCAATTTACCACGAAGAAGATTTACTTGATGAGGATCTGCCATTTTTAGAAAAAGCGAAAACATTTTATAATATTGCTTAA
- a CDS encoding pyroglutamyl-peptidase I, whose translation MKKLLLTGFEPFLKFTVNPTMKIVEELHGETIGNYKVYGEVLPVDFASSGSKLLAHIEKIKPDAVISLGLAGGRSKITPERIAINVKDGDADNEGNKPTDEVILKEGNDGYFSTLPIRDMVNQLQASGFPAAISNSAGTYLCNNVMYMALYFAHEFQPNMKCGFIHIPASHELAIQHGGIPSWSHEDLKKSVSICIEALSSDE comes from the coding sequence ATGAAAAAACTACTACTCACGGGATTTGAACCTTTTTTGAAATTCACAGTGAACCCGACGATGAAAATAGTCGAAGAATTGCATGGAGAAACAATTGGGAACTATAAAGTTTATGGCGAAGTATTACCTGTCGATTTTGCGTCCTCGGGCAGCAAACTCTTAGCGCATATTGAAAAGATTAAGCCAGATGCGGTTATATCGTTAGGACTTGCTGGGGGGCGCAGTAAAATAACACCTGAGCGAATCGCGATCAATGTGAAAGACGGGGATGCTGATAACGAAGGAAATAAGCCTACTGATGAAGTGATTCTCAAAGAAGGGAATGATGGGTATTTTTCGACTTTACCCATTAGAGACATGGTGAATCAGTTGCAAGCATCGGGGTTTCCAGCAGCTATTTCGAATTCCGCGGGAACTTATTTATGTAATAACGTCATGTACATGGCGCTTTATTTTGCGCACGAATTTCAACCGAATATGAAGTGTGGTTTTATTCATATTCCAGCTTCGCACGAATTGGCGATTCAACACGGCGGGATTCCGAGTTGGTCCCATGAAGATTTGAAAAAAAGTGTTTCCATATGTATTGAAGCGTTAAGTTCCGATGAATGA
- a CDS encoding S8 family peptidase — MKRFVRAIPFQVNQQANEVNEVPSGIELIQAPKIWQETKGKGVTIAVLDTGCDIDHPNLKDRIIGGRNFTDDDAGKSEIYQDYNGHGTHIAGTIAASETNAGVVGVAPEADLLIVKVLNEQGSGLHDWIIAGIHYAIEQKVDIISMSLGGPDDNYELYAAIKLAITNNILVVCAAGNDGDGDDSTDEFAYPGSYNEVICVGAINFDRLSSEFTSSHNEIDLVAPGEEILSTYLNGKYATLSGTSMAAPHVSGALALIKVWARNYFGRELTEPELYAQLIKRTVPLGFSPKLEGNGVIYLTVLEHLDKVFDQEFVDHVLQECSV, encoded by the coding sequence ATGAAACGATTTGTTCGTGCGATTCCATTTCAAGTAAATCAACAGGCCAATGAAGTCAACGAAGTCCCGAGCGGCATTGAATTGATTCAGGCGCCAAAAATTTGGCAAGAAACGAAAGGGAAAGGTGTTACAATTGCTGTTTTGGATACAGGCTGTGATATAGACCACCCCAATCTAAAAGATCGCATTATTGGTGGGAGAAATTTTACAGATGACGACGCAGGGAAATCTGAAATATATCAAGACTATAATGGCCATGGTACCCATATAGCTGGGACGATTGCGGCAAGTGAAACGAATGCCGGAGTAGTTGGAGTGGCTCCGGAAGCGGATTTGTTGATCGTGAAAGTTCTTAACGAACAGGGGTCTGGACTACATGATTGGATTATCGCAGGTATCCATTATGCGATTGAACAAAAAGTAGATATTATTTCGATGTCGCTCGGCGGGCCTGATGACAATTATGAACTTTATGCAGCAATAAAACTAGCGATTACAAATAATATCTTGGTCGTTTGTGCTGCTGGGAATGATGGGGATGGCGATGATAGTACAGATGAATTCGCCTATCCAGGCAGCTATAATGAAGTTATTTGTGTAGGCGCGATTAATTTCGATCGACTTTCTAGTGAATTTACAAGTTCTCACAATGAAATTGATCTAGTGGCGCCTGGCGAAGAAATCTTATCAACCTATTTAAATGGGAAATATGCTACTTTAAGCGGAACTTCGATGGCAGCCCCTCATGTTTCCGGGGCATTGGCGCTCATTAAGGTTTGGGCGCGTAATTATTTTGGAAGAGAACTTACTGAGCCGGAGTTATATGCACAACTAATCAAAAGAACTGTTCCGCTCGGTTTTTCTCCAAAGCTCGAAGGTAACGGGGTTATCTATTTGACAGTCCTAGAGCATCTTGACAAGGTATTTGATCAAGAGTTTGTGGATCATGTTTTACAGGAGTGTTCAGTTTAA
- a CDS encoding DeoR/GlpR family DNA-binding transcription regulator, whose product MLTTERQDLILNLLAEKKTIKVQDIIDITNASESTIRRDLTELENQHKLTRIHGGATINERKRHEHSILDKSTRNLQEKIEIAKYAASFIENQDCIYLDAGTTTLHMIPFINNKEVVVVTNGLTHVDALVKHGITTYLTGGYVKGKTSALVGSQTIQSLENYRFDKCFLGTNGFHEEFGYTTPDPEEAAVKRLASKLAEKTYVLADHSKYKKVSFAKFEDIKNATLLTGKLDMTSLERLKKKTIVEVALT is encoded by the coding sequence TTGTTAACGACTGAGCGACAAGATTTGATTTTAAATTTATTGGCCGAAAAGAAAACGATTAAAGTACAGGATATAATTGATATAACAAACGCATCAGAATCTACCATTCGTCGTGATTTGACTGAGCTTGAGAATCAACATAAACTGACTAGAATTCATGGTGGAGCGACTATAAATGAACGCAAACGACATGAACATAGTATTCTAGACAAATCAACCAGAAACCTTCAAGAGAAAATAGAAATTGCAAAATACGCGGCGTCATTCATTGAAAATCAGGACTGTATTTATCTCGATGCGGGAACGACGACATTGCATATGATACCTTTTATAAACAATAAAGAGGTTGTAGTTGTAACGAATGGCCTCACTCATGTTGATGCCTTAGTGAAACATGGGATAACTACGTATTTAACGGGTGGATACGTCAAAGGGAAAACGAGCGCACTTGTCGGGTCCCAAACGATTCAATCGTTGGAAAATTATCGTTTTGACAAATGTTTTTTAGGCACCAATGGATTCCATGAAGAGTTTGGCTACACCACGCCAGATCCTGAAGAAGCCGCAGTAAAAAGGCTGGCGAGCAAGCTGGCAGAAAAAACATATGTCCTGGCTGATCATTCAAAGTACAAGAAAGTAAGCTTTGCAAAATTTGAAGACATAAAGAATGCGACTTTGTTGACAGGAAAACTTGATATGACGTCACTTGAAAGATTGAAGAAAAAAACAATAGTAGAGGTGGCTTTAACATGA